One window of the Bartonella bacilliformis KC583 genome contains the following:
- the parC gene encoding DNA topoisomerase IV subunit A: MSDKIDEEHIEPIELRSALQERYLAYALSTITHRALPDVRDGLKPVHRRIIHAMRLLKLNPAQSYAKCARIVGDVMGKFHPHGDASIYDALVRLAQDFAVRYPLIDGQGNFGNIDGDNAAAMRYTEARMTEVAELLLEGINENAIDFRLTYNEEDEEPIVLPGAFPNLLANGSSGIAVGMATSIPPHNVAELCDAALHLIAHSDASHEDLNQFVLGPDFPTGGILVEPKKSIEEAYRTGRGSFRLRSRWHQETGNRNSYVIVITEIPYQIQKSRLVEKTAELLLARRLPMLEDIQDESAEDVRIVLTPKNRTVDPELLMESLFKLTDFEVRFPLNLNVLTLGKTPNVLSLRESLQQWLEHRQEVLIRRSNHRLGQINSRLEILHGYLIAYLNLDKVIQIIREEDEPKKELLTHFQLTENQAEAILNMRLRSLRKLEEFEIRKEFENLKAEEEKLQALLGSNVKQWQMISEEIKKVRKKFAPETSLGKRRTTFEDSPKRDVDDIYQAMIEKEPVTIVISEKGWMRALKGHLNDYKALSFKEGDCLKLAFPAFTTDKIVVVSTGGKFFTIGANTLPGGRGHGEPIRILVDMDNEHDILTAFVHNAQGKLLLVSSYGNGFIISETEVIANTRKGKQIMNVKSPDKVKLCIPVKGDHIAVIGENRKMLIFPIEQIPEISRGKGVRLQRYKDGVVVDAKTFNLSEGLSWQDTAERSFNRQADELIEWMGTRAGAGRLLPRGFPKSGKFTN, translated from the coding sequence ATGTCTGATAAAATTGATGAGGAACATATTGAGCCGATAGAACTACGTTCTGCTTTGCAAGAACGTTACTTGGCTTATGCATTATCTACCATTACACATCGTGCTTTACCTGATGTACGGGATGGGTTAAAGCCCGTGCATCGGCGTATTATCCATGCCATGCGCTTATTAAAACTTAACCCTGCACAATCTTATGCTAAGTGTGCACGGATTGTAGGTGATGTTATGGGGAAATTTCATCCTCATGGTGATGCCTCTATTTATGATGCATTAGTTCGTTTGGCACAGGACTTTGCTGTCCGTTATCCATTAATTGATGGACAAGGAAATTTCGGTAATATCGACGGTGATAATGCTGCAGCTATGCGTTATACAGAAGCACGCATGACTGAAGTAGCAGAATTGTTACTTGAGGGTATCAACGAAAATGCTATTGATTTTCGTTTAACTTATAATGAAGAAGATGAAGAGCCTATTGTTTTACCAGGAGCTTTTCCTAATCTTTTAGCCAATGGTTCTTCAGGGATTGCTGTTGGTATGGCAACATCTATTCCGCCGCATAATGTTGCTGAATTATGCGATGCAGCGCTGCATTTGATTGCTCATTCTGATGCGAGCCATGAGGACTTAAATCAGTTTGTACTTGGTCCTGATTTTCCAACAGGTGGCATTTTGGTTGAGCCCAAAAAGAGCATTGAAGAAGCTTATCGTACAGGACGTGGTTCATTTCGATTACGTTCACGCTGGCATCAAGAAACAGGTAACCGTAACTCTTATGTGATTGTTATTACTGAGATACCCTATCAAATACAAAAGTCTCGCCTTGTTGAAAAAACAGCGGAATTGTTGCTTGCACGACGTCTGCCAATGCTTGAAGATATTCAGGATGAATCGGCAGAAGATGTCCGAATTGTTCTGACTCCTAAAAATCGCACTGTTGATCCTGAACTTTTAATGGAGTCACTCTTTAAGCTGACTGATTTTGAAGTGAGGTTTCCTCTCAATCTCAATGTGTTAACTTTAGGAAAAACTCCTAATGTTCTCTCTTTGCGTGAAAGTTTGCAGCAATGGCTAGAACATCGTCAAGAAGTTCTCATTCGTCGTTCAAATCATAGACTTGGGCAAATTAACAGCCGGTTAGAAATTCTTCATGGATACCTTATCGCTTACTTAAATCTTGATAAAGTTATTCAGATTATTCGGGAAGAAGATGAACCGAAAAAGGAACTGCTTACGCATTTTCAATTAACAGAAAATCAAGCTGAAGCTATTCTTAATATGCGGTTGCGTTCTTTACGTAAGCTTGAAGAATTTGAAATTCGTAAGGAATTTGAAAATCTTAAAGCTGAAGAAGAAAAATTGCAGGCATTATTGGGATCTAATGTAAAACAATGGCAAATGATTTCGGAAGAAATCAAAAAAGTTCGTAAAAAATTTGCTCCTGAAACTTCATTAGGAAAAAGACGTACAACATTTGAAGATTCACCAAAGCGTGATGTTGATGATATTTACCAGGCAATGATCGAAAAGGAACCGGTAACTATTGTTATTTCTGAAAAAGGTTGGATGCGCGCTTTAAAAGGTCACTTAAATGATTACAAAGCCCTTTCCTTTAAAGAGGGGGATTGCTTAAAATTAGCATTTCCAGCATTCACCACAGATAAAATTGTGGTGGTGAGCACTGGTGGAAAGTTTTTTACTATTGGTGCAAATACCTTGCCTGGAGGACGAGGACATGGTGAGCCAATTCGTATTTTAGTAGATATGGATAATGAGCATGATATTTTGACAGCTTTTGTACATAATGCGCAGGGAAAATTGCTTTTGGTTTCATCTTATGGAAATGGCTTCATTATTTCTGAAACGGAAGTCATTGCTAATACCCGAAAGGGAAAGCAAATTATGAATGTAAAATCTCCTGATAAGGTGAAACTTTGTATTCCGGTTAAGGGAGATCACATTGCAGTGATTGGAGAAAATCGTAAGATGCTCATTTTTCCTATTGAACAAATACCAGAAATAAGCCGTGGTAAAGGTGTTCGTTTACAGCGTTACAAAGATGGTGTTGTTGTTGATGCAAAAACCTTTAATTTGTCAGAAGGGTTAAGTTGGCAAGATACAGCTGAACGCAGCTTTAATCGTCAAGCTGATGAGCTTATTGAATGGATGGGGACGCGCGCTGGAGCAGGCCGCTTGCTTCCAAGAGGATTTCCAAAGTCCGGAAAATTTACTAACTAA
- the aspS gene encoding aspartate--tRNA ligase has translation MHRYRSHNCAALRKCDVGTQVRLSGWVHRVRDHGGILFVDLRDHFGITQIVVNPDSSAFQIMEKVRSEWVICVDGKVCARSDEVINTTLPTGEIEIFADEIEILSKSDELPLPVFGEPDYPEDIRLKYRFLDLRRVTMHKNIMRRTEIISSIRRHMQDSGFTEFTTPLLTASSPEGARDFLVPSRIHQGKFYALPQAPQQYKQLLMMSGFDRYFQIAPCFRDEDPRADRLPGEFYQLDIEMSFVEQEDVLATMEPIIRSVFEEFSDGKLVTQSFPRISYDEAMRKYGSDKPDLRNPIIIEDVSQHFYDSDFKVFAQILANNENAQVWAIPAKTGGNRAFCDRMNGWAQGEGQPGLGYIFWRKEGENFEGAGPIAKNIGEQRTEAIRTQLGLKEGDACFFVAGDPKKFASFAGASRTRIGEELDLIDSKCFSFAWIVDFPFFEWNEDEKKIDFAHNPFSMPQGGMNAVDSQDPLTIKAFQYDLVCNGYEIASGGIRNHSPEMMLKVFNLAGLSREIVEERFGGLYRAFHYGAPPHGGMAAGVDRIVMLLQGVKNLREISLFPMNQQALDLLMSAPSDVSATQLNDLGIRIFPKVNNA, from the coding sequence ATGCACCGTTATCGCAGTCATAATTGCGCCGCTCTTCGTAAATGCGATGTAGGAACACAAGTTCGTCTTTCGGGATGGGTTCATCGCGTTCGTGATCATGGCGGGATTCTTTTTGTTGATCTACGTGATCATTTTGGAATCACACAAATCGTTGTTAATCCTGATTCTTCAGCTTTTCAAATCATGGAAAAGGTGCGTTCTGAATGGGTTATTTGTGTAGATGGTAAAGTGTGTGCACGTTCTGACGAAGTAATTAATACGACTTTGCCAACCGGTGAAATTGAAATTTTTGCAGATGAAATTGAAATTCTTTCAAAGTCTGATGAACTTCCTTTACCAGTTTTTGGTGAACCTGATTATCCAGAAGATATTCGATTGAAGTATCGTTTTCTTGATTTGCGTCGCGTAACTATGCACAAAAATATAATGCGTCGTACTGAAATTATTTCTTCTATAAGACGGCATATGCAAGACAGCGGCTTTACAGAATTTACAACTCCACTTTTGACAGCTTCATCACCAGAAGGGGCACGCGATTTTTTGGTTCCAAGCCGTATTCATCAAGGAAAATTTTATGCACTTCCTCAGGCTCCTCAACAGTATAAACAATTGTTAATGATGTCTGGTTTTGATCGCTATTTTCAAATAGCTCCGTGTTTTAGAGATGAAGATCCACGAGCAGATCGTTTACCAGGAGAGTTTTACCAATTAGATATTGAAATGAGTTTTGTTGAGCAAGAAGACGTTCTTGCAACAATGGAGCCTATTATACGTTCTGTTTTTGAGGAATTTTCAGATGGAAAGCTTGTAACACAGAGCTTTCCTCGTATTTCATATGATGAAGCAATGCGTAAATATGGTTCAGATAAGCCCGATTTGCGTAATCCAATTATCATAGAAGATGTTTCTCAGCATTTTTATGATTCTGATTTTAAGGTTTTTGCTCAAATTTTAGCGAATAATGAGAATGCACAAGTGTGGGCTATTCCTGCTAAAACAGGTGGAAATCGTGCTTTTTGTGATCGTATGAATGGATGGGCTCAAGGTGAAGGACAGCCAGGTCTTGGGTATATTTTTTGGCGTAAAGAAGGTGAAAATTTTGAAGGCGCTGGTCCTATCGCTAAAAATATTGGTGAGCAGAGGACTGAAGCTATTCGTACACAGCTTGGGCTTAAAGAGGGAGATGCTTGTTTTTTTGTTGCTGGTGATCCGAAGAAATTTGCATCTTTTGCTGGTGCTTCACGTACGCGGATAGGAGAGGAATTAGATCTTATTGATTCTAAATGTTTCTCTTTTGCGTGGATTGTTGATTTTCCATTTTTCGAATGGAATGAAGATGAGAAGAAGATTGATTTTGCGCATAATCCTTTTTCAATGCCACAGGGAGGAATGAACGCAGTTGATAGTCAAGATCCTCTTACCATCAAAGCTTTTCAGTATGATCTTGTATGTAATGGTTATGAGATCGCATCAGGGGGAATTCGTAATCACTCTCCTGAAATGATGTTGAAGGTTTTCAATCTTGCTGGGCTTTCTAGAGAAATAGTCGAAGAGCGTTTTGGTGGTCTATATCGTGCATTTCATTATGGTGCTCCACCGCATGGTGGTATGGCAGCTGGTGTTGATCGCATTGTTATGCTTTTGCAGGGAGTAAAAAATTTACGTGAAATTTCTTTATTCCCCATGAATCAACAAGCACTTGATCTTTTAATGAGTGCTCCATCTGATGTTTCTGCTACACAGTTGAATGATTTAGGGATTAGAATTTTTCCTAAAGTTAACAATGCTTAG
- the rnd gene encoding ribonuclease D has translation MMELITKTKDLEIAIATLRNSDFVTVDTEFIRETTFWPQLCLIQLASPNSTALIDPMVPDIDLQPFFDLMIDKNIVKVFHAARQDIEIIYHLGRIIPFPLFDTQIAGAICGFGDSISYDQIVYHCTGQHLDKSSRFTDWSCRPLSEKQILYALADVTYLRDVYLSLKKQLEESKRFHWMDGEMAILSTPTTYDIPEDEAWKKVKGRVKKPCEFAILQKIAAWREHEARKYNVPRRHIIKDECLIEIAIQKPKDEYALKCLRNINKSWHHPSMTQALIKIVHESLEVDTSTLPALPKYNPIDDKTAAAIDLLKVLLKLVANKNNIAPTIIATSNDLEKIATRTMTQNIPTMNGWRYEIFGKKAEQMLKGKLGFYFNNGQITMKDLESVEEVFT, from the coding sequence ATGATGGAACTTATTACGAAGACAAAAGATCTTGAAATCGCTATTGCCACTTTGCGTAATTCTGATTTTGTAACAGTGGATACTGAATTTATCCGTGAGACAACTTTTTGGCCTCAGCTATGCCTTATCCAGCTTGCATCGCCAAATTCTACAGCACTTATTGATCCGATGGTTCCAGATATTGATCTACAGCCATTTTTTGATTTGATGATAGACAAAAACATTGTCAAAGTTTTTCATGCTGCGCGCCAAGATATCGAAATTATTTATCATCTGGGAAGAATCATTCCTTTCCCTCTATTTGATACCCAAATTGCAGGAGCAATTTGCGGATTTGGTGATTCTATCTCCTATGATCAAATTGTATATCATTGCACCGGACAGCATCTTGATAAATCATCACGCTTTACAGATTGGAGCTGTCGCCCCCTTTCTGAAAAACAAATACTCTACGCACTTGCTGATGTCACCTATCTTAGAGACGTTTATCTTTCATTGAAAAAGCAGTTAGAAGAAAGTAAACGCTTTCATTGGATGGACGGTGAGATGGCAATTCTTTCAACACCAACGACTTATGATATCCCAGAAGATGAAGCATGGAAAAAAGTGAAAGGAAGAGTTAAAAAACCCTGTGAATTTGCCATTTTACAAAAAATAGCAGCTTGGCGTGAACATGAAGCACGGAAATATAATGTTCCGCGTCGCCACATCATAAAAGACGAATGCCTTATCGAAATTGCGATCCAAAAACCGAAAGACGAGTATGCATTGAAATGTTTGCGCAATATTAACAAGAGTTGGCATCATCCATCAATGACACAGGCATTAATCAAAATTGTTCATGAAAGCTTAGAAGTCGACACCTCTACTTTACCTGCTCTTCCTAAGTATAATCCTATCGACGATAAAACAGCTGCTGCAATCGATCTCCTTAAAGTGTTATTAAAGCTCGTTGCGAATAAAAATAATATTGCACCGACAATTATTGCAACTTCCAATGATTTAGAAAAAATCGCCACGAGAACCATGACTCAAAATATTCCTACTATGAATGGTTGGCGTTATGAAATCTTTGGTAAAAAAGCTGAACAAATGCTAAAAGGAAAATTAGGATTTTATTTTAACAATGGGCAAATAACAATGAAGGATCTCGAATCTGTAGAAGAAGTTTTTACGTGA
- a CDS encoding zinc-finger domain-containing protein: MADHNILHLQNDCGYKIIEIGVKEFMCVGATQPFDHPHIFIDMGAADEKICPYCSTLYRYNPSLQHNQTNPAGCTYHVNNMR; this comes from the coding sequence ATGGCTGATCACAACATTCTTCATCTTCAAAATGACTGCGGCTATAAAATAATTGAAATTGGTGTGAAAGAATTTATGTGTGTAGGTGCTACACAACCATTCGATCATCCTCATATTTTTATAGACATGGGAGCAGCTGATGAAAAGATTTGCCCTTACTGTTCAACCCTTTACCGCTATAATCCTTCATTACAGCATAATCAAACTAACCCAGCAGGGTGCACATATCATGTAAATAATATGCGGTAA
- a CDS encoding FAD-binding protein — MHQSPVIVGAGIAGLSSALALAHKGIASTIIEKRNKLDNDGSGIQLTSNATRILAHWGILNQLIEIGVQPHFLELKDGVSLKTHLHVDLVKLSKKHWKAPYITIHRADLQKILYNAVIKNPLIKHKPGESIISATQTATNSINIETIKTEGSSKAQQHQFYSTPLLIGCDGVWSKLRQLAPFHEEADFSNFIAWRVTTLSENLPKSFRSLLQDIETITAWIGPKNHLVIYPIQSTKIFNFVAITHGENLKKQWKQKGQKDKLKSLFNGWNPKILQIFDSIDEWSCWPLFQMKHDRFLGLKNQVFVGDCAHAALPFAAQGAAMAIEDAATLAELLSYNNLSFIEAASLYETIRKPRITAVKKRGDFNRLMYHATGPLAIARNFIMKIRTSESIMSNLDWLYNHDAMNVTNNPAVKNLSDTNYK; from the coding sequence ATGCACCAATCACCAGTTATCGTTGGAGCCGGTATTGCTGGTTTAAGCTCTGCTTTGGCACTTGCTCATAAAGGAATTGCAAGTACCATTATCGAAAAACGTAATAAACTTGATAATGACGGTTCTGGTATCCAGCTTACCTCAAATGCAACACGTATTCTTGCTCACTGGGGAATTCTTAACCAACTTATCGAAATAGGTGTTCAGCCCCACTTTCTTGAATTAAAAGACGGTGTATCTTTAAAAACACACCTGCATGTTGACCTTGTTAAATTATCTAAAAAACATTGGAAGGCTCCTTATATTACGATTCATCGAGCCGATTTACAGAAAATTTTATACAATGCCGTTATTAAAAACCCTCTTATCAAACATAAACCAGGTGAGAGTATTATATCAGCTACTCAAACTGCAACAAATAGCATTAATATAGAAACAATAAAAACCGAAGGATCAAGCAAAGCACAACAACACCAATTTTATTCAACGCCACTTCTTATTGGATGCGATGGTGTTTGGTCAAAGTTACGACAATTGGCACCTTTTCATGAAGAAGCGGATTTTAGTAATTTCATTGCCTGGCGTGTCACAACACTCTCTGAAAATCTTCCAAAAAGCTTCCGTTCTTTATTACAGGATATAGAAACAATTACTGCCTGGATAGGACCTAAAAACCATCTTGTTATTTATCCTATTCAATCAACAAAAATTTTTAATTTTGTAGCGATTACTCATGGAGAAAATCTAAAAAAACAATGGAAACAGAAAGGACAAAAAGATAAACTCAAATCTCTCTTTAATGGCTGGAATCCTAAAATTCTTCAAATTTTTGACTCTATTGATGAGTGGAGCTGTTGGCCACTATTTCAAATGAAACATGATCGCTTTTTAGGCTTAAAGAATCAAGTATTTGTTGGAGATTGTGCACACGCAGCTCTTCCTTTTGCAGCACAAGGCGCTGCTATGGCGATAGAAGATGCTGCCACATTAGCAGAATTGCTCTCTTACAATAATCTTTCATTTATTGAAGCTGCTTCACTCTACGAAACAATACGCAAACCCCGCATCACAGCCGTCAAAAAACGTGGAGACTTTAATAGACTGATGTATCATGCAACGGGGCCCTTAGCCATCGCACGTAACTTCATCATGAAAATCCGCACATCTGAGAGTATCATGTCTAATCTTGATTGGCTTTACAATCATGACGCAATGAATGTAACAAACAACCCTGCAGTAAAAAACTTATCCGATACGAACTACAAATGA